A window from Setaria italica strain Yugu1 chromosome VIII, Setaria_italica_v2.0, whole genome shotgun sequence encodes these proteins:
- the LOC101779430 gene encoding glucuronokinase 1, which yields MAAAEMVLERRAYARVGLLGNPSDVYGGRALSFAIADFSATVRLRPSAELLIQPHPHHDLVAFPSLPHLVSRLQSEGYYGGVRLLMAICKVFYNHCIQNNISLKAENFTLSYDTNIPRQAGLSGSSAIVCAALSCLLDFYDVRHLIKVELRPNLILDAEKELGIVAGLQDRVAQVYGGLVYMDFSKEHMDKLGHGIYRRLDVNLLPPLYLIYAENPSDSGKVHSTVRQRWFDGDEFIISHMKEVAQLALDGHMALLQKDYTELARLMNRNFDLRREMFGDDVLGSVNIKMVEVARSVGASSKFTGSGGAVVVLCPDGEAQVELLHRACQEAGFVVQQIIVAPSALSDKELTSLLTC from the exons atggcggcggcggagatggtgTTGGAGCGGCGGGCGTACGCGCGGGTGGGGCTCCTGGGCAACCCCAGCGACGTATACGGCGGCAGGGCTCTGTCCTTCGCCATCGCCGACTTCTCCGCCACCGTCCGCCTCCGCCCTTCGGCCGAGCTGCTTATCCAGCCTCACCCGCACCACGACCTCGTcgccttcccctccctcccccacctc GTGAGTCGTTTGCAAAGTGAAGGATATTATGGAGGTGTTCGGCTGCTGATGGCTATCTGTAAAGTTTTCTATAATCACTGTATTCAAAATAACATCAGTCTAAAAGCTGAAAATTTCACCTTATCCTACGATACTAATATTCCTCGGCAG GCTGGGCTATCTGGTTCAAGCGCTATTGTTTGTGCTGCTCTAAGCTGCCTTCTTGACTTCTATGATGTCAGGCATTTAATAAAAGTTGAATTGAGACCTAATCTGATTCTTGATGCTGAGAAAGAGCTTGGAATTGTTGCTGGACTTCAGGACCGAGTGGCACAGGTTTATGGGGGACTGGTTTATATG GATTTTAGCAAGGAGCATATGGACAAGCTGGGTCATGGCATATACAGGCGTTTGGATGTCAATCTGCTTCCTCCTCTATACCTCATCTATGCAGAGAACCCCAGTGACTCTGGCAAG GTCCACAGCACTGTTAGGCAAAGATGGTTTGATGGTGACGAGTTCATAATATCACATATGAAGGAAGTAGCGCAGCTAGCGCTTGATGGCCACATGGCTTTGCTGCAGAAGGATTATACTGAGCTTGCGAGGCTTATGAATAGGAACTTCGATCTACGAAG AGAAATGTTTGGAGATGATGTGCTTGGTTCAGTGAACATAAAGATGGTGGAGGTGGCACGCTCCGTGGGCGCGTCATCCAAGTTCACAGGCAGTGGGGGCGCGGTGGTTGTGCTCTGCCCAGATGGGGAAGCGCAGGTGGAGCTTCTCCACAGGGCTTGCCAGGAGGCTGGCTTTGTGGTACAACAGATCATAGTTGCACCCTCGGCGCTGTCGGACAAGGAGCTGACAAGCTTGTTAACTTGCTAG